In a single window of the Neoarius graeffei isolate fNeoGra1 chromosome 28, fNeoGra1.pri, whole genome shotgun sequence genome:
- the LOC132875432 gene encoding E3 SUMO-protein ligase ZBED1-like, producing the protein MIAKDMLPVSFVEGEGFRELMNFLEPEYRVPCRKTITSRLEKLRDENASILQRKLANAHKVSITTDSWTALTTESYVTITCHYMLDWEMQSAVLQTKAMPERHTAENLANVLSNARDHWGLTGKVIACVHDNASNMVLANSDAGLGWDSQPCFAHTLQLATNDGFKLQNINHVVKAANRLVSHFHHSTVATEALKQKQQLLNVPAHKLVQSCRTRWNSIHDMFECLLEQRWTVCAVLSDRNVTKLSDVRTLELADDSWGVMEEILPVLYSLKCATTALCGESNVSLSMIFPVVANLLSKHLKELPEESSKVTDFKKAVSASLKERLAPENASSARKVAYIASFLDPRHKHLRFATDEVRNTVQAEVRNLLSMADDEEAGEAAESHEGPSEPKHSRKDGPLTAAIAVIFGEDYSTERATCVTELTQYCQDTCPPLHTDPMTWWKDNQQKYPRLAKLASAYLCVPATSVPSERVFSAAGLIVNRLRTRLHPDHVDMLIFLNKNMS; encoded by the coding sequence ATGATAGCTAAAGATATGCTGCCTGTTAGCTTTGTGGAAGGAGAAGGCTTTCGAGAGTTGATGAACTTTCTTGAGCCTGAATACAGAGTTCCATGTCGAAAAACAATCACTAGCAGGCTGGAAAAACTTCGTGATGAAAATGCAAGCATCCTACAAAGGAAATTAGCGAATGCCCATAAAGTGTCCATAACTACAGATTCGTGGACGGCGCTGACAACGGAATCCTATGTCACCATCACCTGCCATTACATGCTAGACTGGGAGATGCAGAGTGCTGTTCTGCAGACCAAAGCCATGCCCGAGAGACATACGGCTGAGAATCTCGCAAATGTACTGTCTAACGCGAGGGACCACTGGGGTCTCACTGGAAAAGTCATCGCGTGCGTGCATGATAACGCCAGTAACATGGTTCTAGCCAATTCCGACGCCGGGCTGGGGTGGGACTCGCAGCCTTGTTTTGCACACACTCTTCAACTGGCTACAAACGACGGTTTCAAACTGCAAAACATAAACCACGTCGTAAAAGCTGCCAATCGTCTGGTGTCTCACTTCCATCATAGCACGGTGGCAACAGAAGCTCTGAAGCAAAAGCAACAGCTCCTAAACGTGCCTGCACACAAGTTAGTGCAAAGCTGCCGGACGAGATGGAATTCGATACATGACATGTTCGAGTGCTTGTTAGAACAGAGATGGACTGTGTGCGCTGTCTTGTCAGACAGAAATGTCACCAAATTATCGGATGTGCGCACCCTGGAATTGGCCGATGATAGCTGGGGTGTGATGGAGGAAATTTTGCCTGTGCTGTACTCACTCAAATGCGCCACCACTGCGTTATGTGGAGAGTCGAATGTGTCGCTCTCTATGATTTTTCCAGTGGTTGCAAACCTACTGTCCAAACATCTCAAAGAACTCCCAGAAGAATCTTCCAAAGTCACCGATTTCAAAAAAGCGGTGTCTGCCTCATTGAAAGAGCGCCTTGCACCTGAAAATGCCAGCAGCGCACGCAAGGTCGCATACATTGCCTCATTTTTGGATCCCAGACACAAACACCTGAGATTCGCAACTGACGAGGTGAGAAACACAGTGCAGGCCGAGGTGAGAAACCTTCTGTCCATGGCAGATGATGAAGAGGCCGGAGAGGCGGCGGAATCGCATGAAGGGCCCAGCGAACCGAAACATTCCCGAAAGGATGGCCCATTAACAGCAGCAATTGCCGTCATATTTGGCGAGGATTACAGCACAGAGAGGGCAACATGCGTGACTGAATTGACTCAGTACTGCCAGGATACATGCCCACCGCTCCACACTGACCCGATGACATGGTGGAAAGACAATCAACAGAAATACCCTCGCCTGGCAAAGTTGGCCAGCGCCTACCTGTGTGTGCCTGCAACGTCCGTGCCATCGGAGCGTGTGTTCTCCGCAGCCGGTCTAATTGTCAATAGGCTGCGTACCCGTCTCCATCCCGACCACGTCGACATGTTAATTTTTTTGAACAAAAATATGTCTTAA